The following proteins are co-located in the Polystyrenella longa genome:
- a CDS encoding hydantoinase B/oxoprolinase family protein: MKPVPNAAGTGREMLEFWIDVGGTFTDVLMREPKGRIHTFKTLSSGITRGSIFTQIDSQQFVDPLRQNDPSQFWIGYEIKLFDESGTLLKSSTVTGYDSSTGQISLADSILESAVTGLTYELTAGEESPVLSIRYLLGLKLDEKIPPVIVKLGTTRGTNALLTRSGARTAFITTEGFRDILLIGNQDRPRLFDLKIEKPEPLFESVVEVKERMTVEGEVLISPNLEAIRRELESLKSTGIESIAICLLHAFANSEHEEMVESVAREIGFRNITRSSQLSPLIKIISRGDTTVVDAYLNPVLQNYVSRLRSRLGDSRIQLMTSAGGLVDADHFSGKDSILSGPAGGVVGFSEVGKQAGFAKSIGFDMGGTSTDVSRFDGVFEREFETRKAGVRIVAPMLAIETVAAGGGSICDFDGVKLHVGPASAGADPGPACYGAGGPLTVTDVNLYLGKILPQYFPFQLNQEIVGIKLQEICDRITASPLGKNYTPEELAEGFQQIANANMVRAIRNISVAKGYDPAEYALISFGGAGGQHACAMARSLGMRDIVIHPYAGILSAYGIGLSDVRQFAERSLLSLYDNDFESTLDSLFAELEHEATAQVLAEGVREEQLQSPIRSLELRYCGVDSTIVVTCSEGDGDYKKQYGQLHQQRYGYQHRERDVEVVTARVEVIGRMPRPEWPVQLESTGELTSSERTPVLFAGKWETTSIYHRRELKPGNQIAGPAIVCEPTSTVLIDPGFSARIGQQGELLIKDVSQTTQFQLSAKEVDPVQLEIFNNLFASIAEQMGVTLQKTSCSTNVKERLDFSCAIFTPAGDLVVNAPHIPVHLGAMGETVRHILKDNPEIEPGDVFVTNDPYRGGSHLPDVTVVTPVHDEHSDELLFLTASRAHHAEIGGIVPGSMPPFSTNLAEEGVVIRNFKLVDRGASREAELRALLLSGPHPSRSVEDNLSDVSAQVAANQSGAIQLLDLVERYTQPVVQAYMRFIQEAAAAKMRMALRELPDGIYERTDHQDDGSPVRVKITKQGESAHVDFTGTGPVLQTNLNANRAIVTAAVLYVFRCMIDEDIPLNSGVLEPITINLPECLLSPPEQDRPEDCAAIVGGNVETSQKVVDILLGALGLAAASQGTMNNLTFGDDSFGYYETICGGSGATSDAAGTDAVHTHMTNTRMTDPEVFERRYPVRLWEFSVRTGSGGAGRFPGGDGITRRIEFLRSLKVSMLSERRGEYLPFGLEGGSPGAKGINTLLKASEQKTGEENQTDLGGKFAIEVEPGDQLLIETPGGGGYFFAEDG; encoded by the coding sequence ATGAAGCCGGTTCCCAATGCTGCCGGGACTGGGAGAGAAATGCTGGAATTCTGGATCGATGTAGGTGGAACGTTTACCGATGTGCTGATGCGCGAGCCGAAAGGCCGCATTCACACGTTCAAGACGCTCAGTTCGGGAATCACCAGAGGGAGCATATTCACACAAATCGACAGTCAGCAATTCGTCGATCCGCTGCGGCAGAATGACCCTTCCCAGTTCTGGATCGGGTACGAGATTAAGTTGTTTGATGAGTCGGGAACGCTACTGAAAAGCTCGACCGTGACTGGCTACGATAGTTCTACAGGCCAAATCTCATTAGCGGATTCTATTCTCGAATCCGCTGTAACGGGTTTGACTTATGAATTGACGGCTGGTGAGGAATCGCCCGTACTCTCGATTCGATATCTCCTCGGGCTGAAACTCGACGAGAAAATCCCTCCGGTGATCGTCAAGCTGGGAACCACTCGGGGAACGAATGCCCTGCTGACTCGTTCGGGAGCTAGGACGGCCTTCATCACGACAGAAGGTTTCCGCGATATTTTGTTGATTGGCAATCAGGACAGACCGCGTCTGTTTGATCTGAAAATCGAAAAGCCTGAACCCCTTTTTGAATCAGTCGTTGAAGTCAAAGAGCGGATGACGGTTGAGGGAGAAGTTTTAATCTCTCCCAACCTTGAAGCCATTCGCCGCGAACTGGAGAGTTTGAAGAGTACCGGGATTGAGTCGATCGCGATCTGTTTGCTACACGCCTTCGCTAATAGCGAACACGAAGAGATGGTTGAATCAGTAGCTCGAGAGATTGGTTTTCGCAACATTACTCGCTCAAGCCAGTTATCCCCTTTGATCAAAATTATCTCGCGAGGCGACACCACTGTGGTGGATGCTTATTTAAATCCCGTTCTGCAAAATTATGTCTCCCGACTTCGATCCCGGTTGGGAGATTCGCGAATTCAGTTGATGACTTCGGCAGGCGGATTGGTCGATGCAGATCACTTCAGCGGCAAAGATAGTATTCTTTCCGGGCCAGCGGGCGGGGTCGTTGGTTTTTCTGAAGTTGGTAAGCAAGCCGGTTTTGCCAAGTCAATCGGGTTCGATATGGGAGGCACCAGCACCGATGTTTCTCGGTTCGATGGTGTCTTTGAACGGGAATTCGAAACTCGTAAAGCAGGTGTGCGGATCGTTGCCCCCATGCTGGCGATTGAAACTGTCGCGGCGGGTGGTGGGTCCATTTGCGATTTTGACGGCGTTAAGCTGCACGTCGGTCCTGCAAGTGCTGGTGCCGATCCGGGCCCTGCCTGTTATGGTGCAGGCGGGCCACTGACCGTCACGGACGTCAATCTGTATCTTGGAAAAATTCTACCGCAGTATTTTCCGTTCCAACTCAATCAGGAAATCGTCGGAATCAAACTGCAGGAAATCTGCGACCGAATTACCGCATCGCCCCTCGGAAAGAACTACACGCCGGAAGAATTGGCCGAAGGATTCCAGCAGATCGCGAATGCGAACATGGTTCGAGCGATTCGCAATATTTCTGTAGCCAAAGGATATGACCCGGCCGAGTATGCACTCATTAGCTTCGGCGGCGCGGGGGGACAACATGCATGTGCAATGGCTCGTTCTCTCGGAATGCGGGACATTGTGATACACCCCTACGCCGGAATTCTAAGCGCTTATGGAATCGGTCTCTCCGATGTTCGCCAGTTTGCCGAACGTTCATTGCTGAGTCTTTATGATAATGACTTCGAGTCGACTTTAGATTCTCTCTTCGCGGAGCTAGAGCATGAAGCAACTGCACAAGTTCTGGCGGAAGGTGTTCGCGAAGAACAACTGCAATCTCCAATAAGGTCATTAGAACTGCGTTATTGTGGTGTCGACTCGACGATTGTGGTTACGTGTTCCGAAGGCGACGGTGACTATAAAAAGCAATACGGACAACTTCATCAACAGCGATACGGTTATCAGCATCGAGAACGAGATGTTGAAGTCGTGACGGCCCGAGTAGAAGTGATAGGCCGGATGCCTCGACCCGAATGGCCTGTTCAATTAGAGTCGACGGGCGAACTGACATCGTCAGAAAGAACTCCCGTTTTATTCGCTGGCAAATGGGAAACAACGTCGATCTATCATCGCCGGGAATTGAAACCGGGAAATCAAATTGCCGGCCCTGCAATCGTTTGCGAACCAACAAGTACCGTCCTGATCGATCCCGGTTTTTCAGCCCGAATCGGTCAGCAGGGTGAATTGCTGATTAAAGATGTCAGCCAGACGACGCAGTTTCAGTTATCCGCTAAAGAAGTCGACCCAGTTCAGTTGGAGATTTTCAATAACCTCTTCGCTTCGATTGCCGAGCAAATGGGGGTGACATTACAGAAAACTTCCTGTTCAACGAATGTCAAAGAACGACTCGATTTCAGTTGCGCTATCTTCACTCCGGCTGGTGATTTGGTCGTCAACGCGCCTCACATTCCCGTTCATCTGGGAGCGATGGGTGAAACGGTACGCCATATTTTGAAAGACAATCCTGAAATTGAACCGGGAGATGTCTTTGTCACGAACGATCCCTACCGGGGTGGTTCCCATCTTCCTGACGTCACCGTGGTGACGCCCGTGCATGACGAGCACTCAGACGAGTTGTTATTTCTCACTGCCAGCCGCGCGCATCATGCGGAAATCGGCGGGATCGTGCCCGGTAGCATGCCACCCTTCTCTACTAACTTGGCCGAAGAAGGTGTCGTCATCCGGAACTTTAAACTAGTAGATCGGGGGGCGTCGCGTGAGGCTGAGCTACGGGCATTGTTACTTTCCGGTCCGCATCCGTCCCGGTCTGTGGAAGACAATCTTTCCGATGTTTCGGCCCAGGTCGCGGCGAATCAAAGTGGCGCAATTCAATTACTGGATCTGGTTGAACGTTATACTCAGCCGGTCGTGCAAGCTTACATGAGATTTATTCAGGAGGCCGCCGCCGCAAAAATGCGAATGGCTTTGAGAGAACTTCCTGATGGTATTTATGAACGAACAGATCATCAGGATGATGGGTCTCCTGTCCGGGTGAAGATTACCAAACAGGGAGAATCGGCCCATGTTGATTTTACGGGAACGGGGCCGGTTCTTCAGACGAACCTTAATGCCAACCGGGCGATTGTGACTGCCGCTGTATTATATGTCTTCCGTTGCATGATTGACGAAGACATTCCGCTGAACAGTGGTGTCCTCGAACCGATTACGATTAATCTGCCCGAATGCCTGCTAAGCCCTCCCGAACAGGACCGTCCTGAAGACTGTGCCGCCATTGTGGGAGGGAATGTGGAAACGAGTCAGAAAGTCGTCGATATCCTCCTGGGTGCGCTGGGGCTGGCGGCGGCCAGTCAGGGGACAATGAACAATCTCACTTTCGGCGATGACTCTTTCGGTTACTACGAGACGATTTGCGGAGGAAGTGGTGCGACATCCGATGCGGCCGGTACGGACGCGGTACATACGCATATGACCAATACACGCATGACCGATCCGGAAGTCTTCGAGAGACGCTATCCCGTAAGATTGTGGGAGTTCTCGGTCCGCACAGGTTCTGGCGGTGCCGGGCGTTTTCCGGGAGGCGATGGGATTACTCGACGAATAGAATTTCTACGATCACTGAAAGTATCGATGCTCTCGGAACGACGGGGGGAATATCTTCCCTTCGGACTGGAAGGGGGCAGCCCGGGTGCGAAAGGAATTAATACCTTACTAAAAGCAAGTGAGCAAAAAACGGGTGAAGAAAATCAAACTGACCTTGGTGGAAAGTTTGCCATTGAGGTCGAACCAGGCGATCAACTGCTTATTGAAACGCCCGGCGGCGGCGGTTACTTCTTCGCAGAGGATGGATGA
- a CDS encoding Bax inhibitor-1/YccA family protein has product MLRSSNPVFTSDQFSDTFSRGIASTDTMTVKGTAIKTSFLVLIVVAAGAVPWTLIDPMEGLNANMGIAMPWMIGGIVASLVMGLVIFFSPRQAPWAAPVYAIAEGFFVGAVSAWVQAQYLAVAPGIVFQAVCLTFGTLFAMMTAYNMGLIRATEKFKTGMYAAVGAVALVYLTTFVLHLFGSTVPYIHRSGPIGIGFSVIVVIIAALCLVLDFDFIEKGAEHGAPKYMEWYGAYGLLVTLVWLYIEILKLLMKLTSRD; this is encoded by the coding sequence ATGTTACGTTCGTCTAACCCCGTTTTTACGTCGGATCAGTTTTCGGACACGTTTTCTCGCGGCATAGCAAGTACCGACACCATGACGGTGAAGGGAACCGCGATCAAAACCTCATTTCTCGTTTTAATCGTGGTTGCTGCAGGCGCCGTTCCCTGGACATTGATTGATCCGATGGAAGGTCTGAATGCCAATATGGGCATCGCCATGCCTTGGATGATTGGCGGCATCGTGGCCAGTCTGGTCATGGGGCTGGTGATCTTCTTCTCGCCACGGCAGGCCCCTTGGGCAGCACCTGTGTATGCCATTGCCGAAGGATTCTTCGTGGGAGCTGTTTCCGCCTGGGTTCAGGCCCAATACTTGGCAGTTGCTCCCGGAATCGTATTCCAAGCCGTTTGTCTGACATTCGGAACCCTGTTCGCCATGATGACGGCCTATAACATGGGGCTGATTCGCGCGACTGAGAAATTCAAAACAGGCATGTATGCCGCAGTGGGTGCAGTTGCTCTCGTTTATCTAACCACGTTCGTGCTGCATCTGTTTGGATCGACCGTCCCCTACATTCATCGTAGCGGACCCATCGGCATTGGCTTCAGCGTCATTGTCGTAATTATCGCTGCCCTTTGTCTGGTTCTCGATTTTGATTTCATCGAAAAGGGTGCTGAACATGGTGCTCCCAAATACATGGAGTGGTATGGAGCTTACGGTCTACTGGTGACGTTGGTTTGGCTGTACATCGAAATCCTGAAGCTTCTGATGAAACTGACAAGCCGCGACTAA
- a CDS encoding DUF1501 domain-containing protein, with translation MTDPIFSRRQLLQTASSGFGMLALSSLMSDQSYAGTLAPEPHFPAKAKNVILCYMSGGASHIDTFDPKPLLKEMHGKPMPVKVERTQFNNNGNIFGSPFDFKQYGESGLPVSSLFPHVAESIDDIAVVRSMTSAVNEHAQGNFFFHTGFPFIGHASAGAWINYGLGTENQELPGYVVLKSGPSGTPHGGVGLWSSGYLPAQHQASQMTIDNAEPIRNINAQERDDVQRKRLAFIQDLDQEFLQSTRNDAQVEAAVRNYETAYRMQTAVPEICNLEGETKSTLDMYGFNAQNPMTRHYGRQCLLARKLVEQGVRFVELTCLPQNDGDGQVANPWDQHGDLKTGHSMMSEQVDQPIGGLLKDLKARGLLKDTIVIWAGEFGRTPFSQGSNGRDHNPFGFSVWMAGGGFKGGTTYGATDEFGYHAVEDKSTVYDLWATVLHQLGLDHEKLTYRYGGRDVRLTDVHGNVLHDILA, from the coding sequence ATGACTGATCCTATTTTTTCACGCCGACAACTGTTACAGACCGCCTCTTCCGGGTTCGGGATGTTGGCACTCTCCAGTCTAATGAGTGACCAATCCTACGCAGGCACGCTCGCCCCAGAACCGCACTTTCCGGCGAAGGCAAAAAATGTGATTCTTTGCTACATGTCGGGCGGAGCTTCGCATATCGACACGTTCGATCCGAAACCACTCCTCAAGGAAATGCACGGCAAGCCGATGCCGGTGAAGGTGGAACGAACTCAGTTTAATAACAATGGAAACATCTTCGGTTCTCCCTTTGATTTCAAACAGTACGGTGAGAGCGGATTACCCGTCAGCTCGCTTTTTCCGCATGTTGCCGAAAGCATTGATGACATCGCCGTCGTTCGATCGATGACCAGTGCAGTGAACGAACACGCCCAAGGGAACTTTTTCTTTCATACCGGCTTCCCGTTCATCGGTCATGCCAGCGCCGGTGCGTGGATCAACTACGGGCTGGGGACGGAGAACCAGGAACTTCCCGGATATGTTGTTCTGAAAAGCGGACCATCCGGTACACCGCACGGGGGCGTCGGACTCTGGAGCAGTGGGTATCTTCCCGCTCAGCATCAAGCGTCGCAGATGACTATCGACAATGCGGAACCCATTCGAAACATCAACGCTCAGGAACGGGACGATGTGCAGCGAAAGCGTCTTGCATTTATCCAGGATTTAGATCAGGAATTTCTGCAATCAACCCGCAACGATGCCCAAGTTGAAGCCGCTGTAAGAAATTATGAAACTGCCTACCGGATGCAGACCGCCGTGCCTGAAATCTGCAACTTGGAAGGCGAGACGAAGTCGACACTCGACATGTACGGCTTCAATGCTCAGAATCCAATGACTCGTCACTACGGTCGACAATGTCTACTTGCCCGCAAACTGGTCGAGCAGGGGGTTCGATTCGTCGAATTAACCTGTCTACCCCAGAATGACGGCGATGGCCAAGTTGCCAATCCATGGGACCAGCATGGTGATTTAAAGACCGGACACTCAATGATGTCGGAACAGGTCGACCAACCGATTGGAGGATTGCTCAAAGATTTGAAAGCCCGTGGCCTATTAAAAGACACCATCGTGATCTGGGCAGGCGAGTTTGGCCGGACTCCATTCTCGCAGGGGTCGAATGGTCGGGACCATAACCCATTCGGTTTCAGTGTCTGGATGGCGGGCGGGGGATTCAAAGGAGGAACCACCTACGGAGCAACCGATGAATTCGGTTACCACGCCGTCGAAGATAAAAGCACTGTTTACGACCTGTGGGCGACGGTCCTGCATCAACTTGGATTGGACCATGAAAAACTAACGTATCGCTATGGAGGACGGGACGTTCGTTTAACCGATGTTCATGGCAATGTGCTTCACGATATTCTGGCGTGA
- a CDS encoding tetratricopeptide repeat protein, with protein sequence MLLNKLYGWKSGIAVLCLSVAMTGCASSGGFLAKMKPSSIRKVWNKSRTGLEEPQEVHESYAKWQEQQGNLTEARQSYEFVLKQNPKSVDAMLGLARLDQLGGQAERAEKAIQDAQSIAPNDPSVLSALGQFYVSQGRFSEATDALQQAALISPNDTTVQYHLGVALARSGDLDSARPYFVRTVGEAEAHYNIGYILNEMGQSVAAEQELMASLQKKPDLQSSQQLLGDIRGQHAQTMLAQGQVPQQQFVQQQPVQQYAAMPQGMLVQQAQPGAMPAYQQVQQPVQQPMQQGVMMGSPVQQVQAQMPGQPNHQVVEAYWQNQNSVAPQNQVTHASGTPQQQHVPIIQQQYIGGQPPVQQGQLQQSPQGQQIEQWNPQGTAQR encoded by the coding sequence ATGCTTCTGAACAAATTGTATGGTTGGAAATCGGGAATTGCCGTTTTATGCCTGTCTGTCGCCATGACGGGCTGTGCATCCAGCGGAGGCTTTCTAGCCAAAATGAAACCGAGTTCCATCCGCAAGGTCTGGAACAAAAGTCGTACAGGACTTGAGGAACCGCAAGAAGTTCACGAATCGTATGCGAAGTGGCAGGAGCAGCAGGGAAACCTGACTGAAGCACGTCAGTCGTATGAATTTGTGCTTAAGCAGAACCCCAAATCCGTTGATGCGATGTTGGGGCTGGCAAGGCTGGATCAACTGGGCGGACAAGCGGAGCGTGCTGAAAAAGCGATTCAGGATGCTCAGTCGATTGCTCCCAATGATCCTTCCGTGTTGAGTGCACTTGGTCAGTTTTATGTTTCCCAGGGGCGATTTTCTGAGGCCACTGACGCACTACAACAAGCCGCACTCATCTCTCCCAACGACACGACAGTTCAGTATCATCTCGGCGTAGCTCTGGCTCGCAGTGGCGATCTCGATAGTGCCCGACCTTACTTCGTCCGCACTGTGGGCGAAGCCGAAGCGCATTACAACATTGGCTACATCCTGAATGAAATGGGACAATCTGTTGCTGCCGAACAAGAGCTGATGGCTTCTCTTCAGAAGAAACCCGATCTGCAATCGTCACAACAATTGCTGGGTGATATTCGCGGACAGCATGCTCAGACGATGTTGGCTCAAGGACAAGTCCCTCAGCAACAATTCGTTCAGCAACAGCCAGTTCAACAATACGCTGCGATGCCTCAGGGAATGCTAGTTCAACAGGCTCAGCCCGGAGCGATGCCCGCCTATCAACAGGTGCAGCAACCTGTTCAGCAGCCGATGCAACAGGGTGTGATGATGGGATCACCAGTCCAGCAAGTTCAGGCTCAAATGCCTGGTCAGCCTAACCACCAAGTCGTGGAAGCTTACTGGCAGAACCAGAACAGTGTTGCTCCGCAGAATCAGGTCACCCATGCCAGCGGAACACCGCAACAACAGCATGTGCCTATCATTCAGCAACAATACATCGGAGGACAACCTCCCGTGCAACAGGGTCAACTTCAACAGAGTCCGCAAGGTCAGCAGATCGAGCAGTGGAATCCTCAGGGAACAGCTCAGCGTTAG